A genomic window from Streptomyces mirabilis includes:
- a CDS encoding isoprenylcysteine carboxyl methyltransferase family protein: MIWYGLLVAAVAVERVAELVVARRNERWSTARGAIVTGQGHYPAMVALHTGLLVGCPAEVWLADRPFVPALAWPMLAALAGAQALRWWCIGTLGPRWNTRVMVVPGLPLVTSGPYRLLRHPNYVAVVAEGAALPLVHTAWAAAAVFTVLNAALLTVRIRCENRALATATAPTTSAPA, translated from the coding sequence ATGATCTGGTACGGACTGCTGGTGGCCGCCGTCGCTGTCGAGCGCGTCGCCGAACTCGTCGTCGCCCGCCGCAACGAGCGGTGGAGCACCGCCCGCGGCGCGATCGTGACCGGGCAAGGCCACTACCCGGCGATGGTCGCCCTTCACACCGGCCTGTTGGTCGGCTGCCCGGCCGAGGTGTGGCTGGCCGACCGGCCCTTCGTACCCGCCCTGGCCTGGCCCATGCTGGCCGCGCTGGCAGGCGCCCAGGCGTTGCGGTGGTGGTGTATCGGGACCCTGGGACCCCGTTGGAACACCCGGGTGATGGTCGTACCCGGCCTGCCGCTGGTGACGAGCGGCCCCTACCGTCTGCTGCGGCATCCGAATTACGTGGCCGTCGTCGCCGAGGGCGCGGCCCTGCCACTGGTGCACACCGCCTGGGCCGCCGCGGCCGTATTCACGGTACTCAATGCCGCCCTGCTCACCGTGCGCATCCGCTGCGAGAATCGTGCGCTGGCCACAGCGACCGCCCCGACCACGTCCGCACCGGCGTGA
- a CDS encoding Arm DNA-binding domain-containing protein: MEKKLPPNAKGQVRYRFVVDVGSDPATGKRKQVTRTFGTLRGAKVEYARITNRRYEERFVEPNKITVNEWLDQWLYRKAEDLEESTVYN; encoded by the coding sequence GTGGAAAAGAAGCTGCCCCCGAATGCGAAGGGGCAGGTCCGGTATCGGTTTGTGGTCGATGTGGGGAGCGATCCCGCTACCGGGAAGCGCAAGCAGGTGACCCGTACCTTCGGAACGCTGAGGGGAGCGAAGGTCGAGTACGCCCGCATCACGAATCGTCGCTACGAGGAAAGGTTCGTCGAGCCCAACAAGATCACGGTGAACGAATGGCTCGATCAGTGGCTCTACAGGAAGGCGGAGGACCTGGAGGAGAGCACCGTCTACAACTAG
- a CDS encoding HAMP domain-containing protein, with the protein MAESRVEGPRTAPRRTNRTTGKIGEPELRQFLAGLTAVRDGDFGTRLPDDADGLLGEIATVFNGMVDQLSLFTSEVTRVAREVGTEGTLGGQADVPGVSGTWADLTDSVNAMAGNLTTQVRDIAQVATAVAKGDLSQKIDVDARGRSWS; encoded by the coding sequence ATGGCTGAATCGAGGGTCGAGGGGCCGCGTACGGCGCCCCGCAGAACCAACCGCACCACGGGCAAGATCGGCGAGCCGGAGCTGCGGCAGTTCCTTGCCGGCCTGACCGCGGTACGGGATGGGGATTTCGGTACCCGGCTGCCAGACGACGCGGACGGCCTGCTGGGCGAGATCGCTACGGTCTTCAACGGCATGGTCGACCAGCTCTCGCTGTTCACCTCCGAGGTGACCCGGGTCGCCCGCGAGGTGGGTACCGAGGGAACCCTCGGCGGTCAAGCCGATGTGCCCGGTGTCTCCGGCACCTGGGCAGATTTGACCGACTCGGTCAACGCCATGGCGGGCAATCTCACGACCCAGGTGCGCGACATCGCCCAGGTCGCCACTGCGGTTGCCAAGGGTGATCTGTCCCAGAAAATCGACGTGGACGCGCGGGGGAGATCCTGGAGCTGA
- a CDS encoding TetR/AcrR family transcriptional regulator has translation MGGRQIQAEKRGPGRPREERVTRVVLDAVLSLVTEQGMDAVTMDAVASRAEVSKPAIYRRWPTKQDLILAAAESRVGPVSVADLGDFRAELHALLTARLEVYRLPGTDRLLAELMGAAAKAGTARSAYATYSSRVTAQTRVILQRGIERGDVRADVDVAAASTLVAAPLVFRLLGEQEPLDGRFVDEVVDLVARAVAARP, from the coding sequence ATGGGTGGACGGCAGATCCAGGCGGAGAAGCGTGGGCCGGGGCGGCCACGTGAGGAGCGGGTCACGAGGGTCGTGCTCGACGCGGTGCTCTCCCTGGTTACGGAGCAGGGTATGGACGCGGTCACGATGGACGCGGTGGCGTCCCGGGCCGAGGTGAGCAAACCGGCCATCTACCGGCGCTGGCCGACCAAGCAGGATCTGATTCTCGCCGCCGCGGAGAGCCGGGTCGGCCCGGTTTCCGTCGCCGACCTCGGGGATTTCCGTGCCGAACTGCACGCACTGCTGACGGCGCGTCTGGAGGTCTACCGCCTGCCCGGCACGGACCGTCTGCTGGCCGAGCTCATGGGCGCGGCGGCCAAGGCGGGTACCGCGCGGAGCGCGTACGCGACGTACAGCTCCCGCGTGACGGCGCAGACGCGTGTGATTCTGCAGCGCGGAATCGAGCGGGGGGACGTGCGGGCCGACGTCGATGTCGCGGCCGCGTCGACCCTGGTGGCGGCGCCACTGGTGTTCCGCCTGCTGGGAGAGCAGGAGCCGCTCGACGGCCGTTTCGTCGACGAGGTGGTCGACCTGGTCGCACGTGCCGTGGCGGCGAGGCCCTGA
- a CDS encoding type III polyketide synthase has protein sequence MTRIAAVHGALAPHRRTQSEITDMVARTCLPEGTDRRVLDRLHRSAKVSARHMTLPLERYEELDGFGAANDVFIAAATDLGAKAVRAALHMAGLSAADVDLLIFTSVTGIAAPSIDARLAGRLGLRPDVKRLPLFGLGCAGGAAGLARMHDYLLGRPDHVAVLLSVELCSLTFQRNDASMANMVATGLFGDGAAAVVACGANRPGRPDETAGPTIVDTRSHLYPDTGRVMGWDVRSSGFQVVLDPQVPDVVRRYLTDDVEGFLGDHGLKPKDVTAWVCHPGGPKVLDAVTEALDLPDDALDVTWRHLAGVGNLSSSSVLHVLRDTLAENRPPPGTPGVLLAMGPGFACELVLLRW, from the coding sequence ATGACGCGGATCGCCGCCGTTCACGGTGCCCTCGCACCACACCGTCGCACCCAGTCCGAGATCACCGACATGGTGGCTCGCACCTGCCTGCCCGAGGGCACCGACCGCCGGGTCCTGGACCGGCTGCACCGCAGCGCGAAGGTCAGCGCGCGCCACATGACGCTGCCGCTGGAACGGTACGAGGAACTGGACGGATTCGGCGCCGCCAACGACGTCTTCATCGCCGCCGCCACCGACCTGGGCGCCAAGGCAGTGAGAGCCGCACTGCACATGGCTGGTCTGTCCGCCGCCGACGTGGACCTGCTGATCTTCACCTCCGTCACCGGCATCGCCGCCCCCTCGATCGACGCACGGCTGGCAGGCCGCCTCGGTCTGCGGCCGGACGTCAAACGGCTGCCCCTGTTCGGCCTGGGCTGCGCCGGCGGCGCAGCCGGACTGGCCCGTATGCACGACTACCTGCTGGGCCGCCCCGACCACGTGGCGGTACTGCTGTCCGTCGAACTGTGCTCGCTCACCTTCCAGCGCAACGACGCCTCCATGGCCAACATGGTCGCCACCGGACTGTTCGGCGACGGCGCCGCCGCGGTCGTCGCGTGCGGCGCGAACCGCCCGGGCCGCCCTGACGAGACCGCCGGCCCGACGATCGTGGACACCCGCAGCCACCTGTATCCGGACACCGGGCGCGTCATGGGCTGGGACGTCAGGAGCTCCGGCTTCCAGGTCGTCCTCGACCCGCAGGTCCCCGATGTCGTACGCCGTTACCTCACCGATGACGTCGAGGGGTTCCTCGGCGATCACGGCCTGAAGCCGAAGGACGTAACTGCCTGGGTGTGCCACCCGGGTGGCCCCAAGGTCCTGGACGCCGTCACCGAAGCCCTCGACCTGCCCGACGACGCGCTCGATGTGACCTGGCGTCACCTGGCCGGCGTGGGCAACCTGTCCTCGTCATCGGTACTCCACGTGCTGCGCGACACCCTGGCGGAAAACCGGCCGCCGCCGGGCACCCCGGGTGTACTGCTGGCGATGGGGCCCGGGTTCGCCTGCGAACTCGTCCTGCTGCGCTGGTAG
- a CDS encoding DNA-directed RNA polymerase subunit alpha has protein sequence MLIAQRPSLTEEVVDEFRSRFVIEPLEPGFGYTLGNSLRRTLLSSIPGAAVTSIRIDGVLHEFTTVPGVKEDVTDLILNIKQLVVSSEHDEPVVMYLRKQGPGLVTAADIAPPAGVEVHNPDLVLATLNGKGKLEMELTVERGRGYVSAVQNKQVGQEIGRIPVDSIYSPVLKVTYKVEATRVEQRTDFDKLIVDVETKQAMRPRDAMASAGKTLVELFGLARELNIDAEGIDMGPSPVDAALAADLVLPIEELELTVRSYNCLKREGVHSVGELVARSEADLLDIRNFGAKSIDEVKAKLAGMGLGLKDSPPGFDPTAAALGADDDADAGFVETEQY, from the coding sequence GTGCTGATTGCTCAGCGTCCGTCCCTGACCGAAGAGGTCGTCGACGAGTTCCGCTCCCGGTTCGTGATCGAGCCGCTGGAGCCGGGCTTCGGCTACACCCTCGGCAACTCCCTGCGTCGCACGCTCCTGTCCTCGATCCCGGGTGCGGCGGTCACGTCCATCCGCATCGACGGCGTTCTGCACGAGTTCACCACCGTGCCGGGCGTCAAGGAGGACGTCACCGACCTGATCCTCAACATCAAGCAGCTGGTCGTCTCCTCGGAGCACGACGAGCCGGTCGTGATGTACCTGCGCAAGCAGGGCCCGGGTCTGGTCACCGCCGCCGACATCGCGCCCCCGGCCGGTGTCGAGGTGCACAACCCCGACCTCGTCCTCGCCACGCTCAACGGCAAGGGCAAGCTGGAGATGGAGCTGACCGTCGAGCGCGGTCGCGGCTACGTCTCCGCCGTCCAGAACAAGCAGGTCGGTCAAGAGATCGGGCGCATCCCGGTCGACTCGATCTACTCGCCGGTGCTGAAGGTCACGTACAAGGTCGAGGCGACCCGTGTCGAGCAGCGCACCGACTTCGACAAGCTGATCGTCGACGTCGAGACCAAGCAGGCCATGCGTCCCCGTGACGCCATGGCGTCGGCCGGTAAGACCCTGGTCGAGCTGTTCGGTCTGGCTCGCGAGCTCAACATCGACGCCGAGGGCATCGACATGGGCCCGTCTCCGGTGGACGCCGCCCTGGCCGCCGACCTGGTACTGCCGATCGAGGAGCTGGAGCTCACCGTTCGTTCGTACAACTGCCTCAAGCGTGAGGGCGTCCACTCCGTGGGTGAGCTCGTCGCCCGCTCCGAGGCCGACCTGCTCGACATCCGCAACTTCGGTGCGAAGTCCATCGACGAGGTCAAGGCGAAGCTGGCCGGCATGGGCCTGGGCCTCAAGGACAGCCCGCCCGGATTCGACCCGACCGCCGCCGCACTCGGTGCGGACGACGACGCGGACGCGGGTTTCGTGGAGACGGAGCAATACTGA
- a CDS encoding HAMP domain-containing protein, whose product MVDQLSSFADEVTRVAREVGSDGRLGGQADVKGVSGTWRDLTDSVNFMAGNLTDQVRNIAQVTTAVAKGDLSQKITVAARGEILELKNTINTMVDQLSAFADEVTRMAREVGTEGRLGGQADVKGVSGTWRDLTDSVNFMAGNLTAQVRSIAQVATAVAQGDLSQKITVAARGEILELKNTINTMVDQLSAFADEVTRVAREVGTDGRLGGQADVKGVSGTWKALTESVNVMADNLTAQVRSIAEVTTAVAQGDLSQKIRVDARGEILELKETINTMVDQLSAFADEVTRVAREVGTEGNLGGQATVRGVSGTWKDLTDNVNVMASNLTGQVRSIAQVATAVARGDLSQKINVEAKGEVAALAGGINTMVDTLSAFADEVTRVAREVGTEGRLGGQAQVPNVAGTWKDLTDNVNSMANNLTGQVRNIAQVTTAVARGDLSKKIDVDARGEILELKTTINTMVDQLSSFAAEVTRVAREVGSEGRLGGQAEVEGVSGTWKRLTENVNELAGNLTRQVRAIAGVTSAVAEGDLTRSITVDASGEVAELKDNINSMVESLRETTRANQEQDWLKTNLARISGLMQGHRDLPVVAELVMHELTPLVYAQYGAFFLAEEGPDGTELALVGSYGFPDDERPTRIPIGRSLVGQAARGRRTIEVTDLPPGYVTISSGLGNATPGALIVLPIIVEDQVLGVIELASVTAFTQTHRDFLSQLMETIGVNVSTIVANARTDELLGESQRLTGELQARSEELQVQQEELQRSNAELEEKAALLASQNSDIEGKNLEIEQARQELEDRAQQLALASKYKSEFLANMSHELRTPLNSLLILAQLLAQNPGRNLTSKQVEYAGIIHSAGSDLLQLINDILDLSKVEAGKMDVNPERVALRQLLDYVEATFRPMTTQKSLDFTITTAPGVPLDLVTDDSRLRQVLRNLLSNAVKFTERGGVELRIETADEAELPKSVLRDGPVVAFRVKDTGIGIASQQLETIFGAFQQADGTTSRKYGGTGLGLSISREIAFLLGGVVTAESAEAQGSTFTLYLPAARADFEALADGTLGGAGSRTGAASSSSEGERAVPAASIPRQTRRLLVIEERTGGLLSLVAENAVADVVGSRELEVSGGAVEIVTARGAQEAAAALAAAPCHCVVLELDMPNAAALHFLEAMDGDSALTSVPVLAHNNRRLEADQEQLLQRRTDSQPLELLSSLDELRERIALHLSAEEPGHVLPLVRTDEEVSPSARQRDGSLAGRTVLVVDDDARNLYALSGILELHGMQVLHAENGRLGIEALTQQPGISLILMDVMMPEMDGYAATAEIRRMPAYAGLPIIAVTAKAMPGDREKSLAAGASDYVTKPVDADDLMARVRRWLQP is encoded by the coding sequence ATGGTCGACCAGCTCTCCTCGTTCGCCGACGAGGTCACCCGGGTCGCACGCGAGGTGGGCAGCGACGGGCGGCTGGGCGGGCAGGCGGACGTGAAGGGGGTCTCCGGTACCTGGCGGGACCTCACCGACTCGGTCAACTTCATGGCCGGCAACCTCACCGACCAGGTCCGCAACATCGCCCAGGTCACCACCGCGGTTGCCAAGGGTGACCTGTCCCAGAAAATCACCGTCGCCGCGCGCGGGGAGATCCTGGAGCTGAAGAACACCATCAACACGATGGTCGACCAGCTCTCCGCGTTCGCCGACGAGGTCACCCGCATGGCACGCGAGGTGGGTACCGAGGGGCGGCTGGGCGGGCAGGCGGACGTGAAGGGGGTCTCCGGTACCTGGCGGGACCTCACCGACTCGGTCAACTTCATGGCCGGCAACCTCACCGCGCAGGTCCGGTCCATCGCCCAAGTCGCCACCGCCGTCGCCCAGGGCGACCTGTCACAGAAAATCACCGTCGCCGCGCGCGGGGAGATCCTGGAGCTGAAGAACACCATCAACACGATGGTCGACCAGCTCTCCGCGTTCGCCGACGAGGTCACCCGCGTCGCCCGCGAAGTGGGTACCGACGGGCGGCTGGGCGGGCAGGCCGACGTGAAGGGCGTCTCCGGCACCTGGAAGGCCCTCACTGAATCGGTCAACGTGATGGCCGACAACCTCACCGCGCAGGTCCGGTCCATCGCCGAAGTGACGACCGCCGTCGCCCAGGGCGATCTGTCACAGAAGATCCGCGTCGACGCGCGCGGGGAGATCCTGGAGCTGAAGGAGACCATCAACACGATGGTCGACCAGCTCTCCGCGTTCGCCGACGAGGTCACCCGCGTCGCCCGCGAGGTCGGCACTGAGGGCAACCTCGGCGGCCAGGCGACCGTCCGTGGCGTCTCGGGCACCTGGAAGGACCTCACCGACAACGTCAACGTGATGGCCTCCAACCTGACCGGGCAGGTGCGATCCATCGCGCAGGTGGCCACCGCCGTCGCCCGCGGCGACCTGTCGCAGAAGATCAACGTGGAAGCCAAGGGCGAGGTCGCTGCCCTCGCGGGCGGCATCAACACCATGGTCGACACCCTCTCGGCGTTCGCCGACGAGGTGACCCGGGTCGCCCGCGAGGTGGGCACCGAGGGCCGCCTCGGCGGACAGGCCCAGGTGCCGAATGTGGCCGGTACGTGGAAGGACCTCACGGACAACGTCAACTCGATGGCGAACAACCTCACCGGGCAGGTGCGGAACATCGCCCAGGTGACCACCGCCGTCGCGAGGGGCGATCTGTCGAAGAAGATCGACGTGGACGCGCGGGGCGAGATCCTGGAGCTGAAGACGACGATCAACACGATGGTCGACCAGCTGTCCTCGTTCGCAGCCGAGGTGACCCGGGTGGCACGCGAGGTCGGCAGCGAGGGCCGGCTCGGCGGACAGGCAGAAGTCGAAGGGGTATCGGGTACCTGGAAGCGGCTGACGGAGAACGTGAACGAGCTGGCCGGGAACCTCACCCGGCAGGTCCGCGCGATCGCCGGGGTCACCAGCGCAGTCGCAGAGGGCGACCTCACCCGTTCCATCACGGTCGACGCCTCCGGCGAGGTCGCCGAACTCAAGGACAACATCAACTCCATGGTGGAGTCCCTGCGCGAGACCACCCGGGCCAACCAGGAGCAGGACTGGCTCAAGACCAACCTCGCCCGGATCTCCGGGCTGATGCAGGGACACCGGGATCTCCCCGTCGTCGCCGAGCTGGTCATGCACGAGCTGACCCCGCTGGTTTACGCCCAGTACGGCGCGTTCTTCCTCGCCGAAGAAGGCCCAGACGGTACGGAACTAGCGCTGGTCGGGTCGTACGGATTCCCCGACGACGAGCGTCCCACCCGGATCCCGATCGGCCGTTCCCTGGTCGGCCAGGCCGCGCGCGGCCGCCGCACCATCGAGGTGACCGACCTGCCGCCGGGGTACGTCACCATCTCCTCCGGGCTGGGCAACGCCACGCCCGGTGCGTTGATCGTGCTGCCCATCATCGTCGAAGACCAGGTGCTCGGCGTCATCGAACTCGCCTCCGTCACTGCGTTCACCCAGACCCACCGGGACTTCCTGAGTCAGCTGATGGAGACCATTGGCGTCAACGTCAGCACCATCGTCGCCAACGCCCGCACCGACGAACTCCTCGGCGAGTCCCAACGGCTGACTGGTGAGCTGCAGGCCCGCTCCGAGGAACTCCAGGTCCAGCAGGAGGAACTGCAGCGCTCCAACGCCGAACTGGAGGAGAAAGCCGCCCTGCTGGCCTCCCAAAACAGTGACATCGAGGGCAAGAACCTGGAGATCGAGCAGGCCCGGCAGGAACTGGAGGACCGGGCCCAGCAGCTGGCGCTGGCGTCGAAGTACAAGTCGGAGTTCCTGGCCAATATGAGCCACGAGCTGCGCACCCCACTCAACAGCCTGCTGATCCTCGCCCAGCTGCTGGCCCAAAACCCCGGCCGCAACCTCACCTCCAAGCAGGTCGAGTACGCCGGTATCATCCACTCCGCCGGCTCGGACCTGCTCCAACTGATCAACGACATCCTCGACCTGTCCAAAGTCGAGGCAGGCAAAATGGACGTCAACCCGGAGCGGGTGGCGCTGCGACAGCTACTTGACTACGTCGAGGCCACGTTCCGGCCGATGACCACGCAGAAGAGTCTCGACTTCACCATCACCACCGCCCCCGGCGTCCCGCTGGACCTCGTCACCGACGACTCCCGGCTGCGGCAGGTGCTGCGCAACCTGCTCTCCAACGCGGTCAAATTCACCGAGCGCGGCGGAGTGGAACTGCGGATCGAAACCGCGGACGAGGCTGAGCTGCCCAAATCCGTGCTCCGGGACGGTCCGGTGGTCGCCTTCCGGGTCAAAGACACCGGGATCGGTATCGCCAGCCAGCAGCTGGAGACAATCTTCGGGGCGTTCCAGCAGGCGGACGGCACCACCAGCCGCAAGTACGGCGGCACCGGCCTTGGACTGTCCATCAGCCGCGAGATCGCGTTCCTGCTCGGTGGCGTCGTCACGGCCGAGAGCGCCGAGGCCCAGGGCAGCACCTTCACCCTGTACCTGCCCGCGGCCCGCGCGGACTTCGAGGCGCTGGCCGACGGAACCCTCGGTGGAGCCGGCTCTCGGACAGGTGCGGCATCGAGCTCGTCGGAGGGCGAGCGCGCTGTGCCCGCTGCCTCCATTCCACGACAGACCAGGCGGCTGCTGGTGATAGAGGAGCGGACCGGCGGCCTACTGTCACTGGTCGCGGAGAACGCCGTAGCCGACGTCGTGGGCAGCCGCGAGCTGGAGGTGAGCGGGGGTGCTGTCGAGATCGTCACCGCCCGCGGCGCGCAGGAGGCCGCGGCGGCCCTCGCAGCGGCCCCCTGCCACTGCGTGGTCCTCGAACTCGACATGCCCAATGCGGCCGCGTTGCACTTCCTGGAGGCGATGGACGGCGACTCGGCCCTGACCAGCGTTCCCGTCCTCGCCCACAACAACCGGCGCCTGGAGGCCGATCAGGAGCAGCTGCTCCAACGGCGCACCGACAGCCAGCCGCTGGAGCTTCTCTCCAGCCTAGATGAGCTGCGCGAACGGATCGCCCTGCACCTTTCGGCCGAGGAACCCGGCCACGTGCTGCCGCTGGTACGCACGGACGAGGAAGTGTCCCCGTCGGCGCGGCAGCGCGATGGCAGTCTGGCGGGGCGTACCGTCCTGGTGGTTGACGACGACGCCCGCAACCTCTATGCCCTCAGTGGCATCCTGGAACTCCACGGCATGCAAGTGCTGCACGCGGAGAACGGACGCCTCGGCATCGAAGCCCTCACCCAGCAGCCCGGCATCAGCCTCATCCTCATGGACGTGATGATGCCGGAGATGGACGGCTACGCCGCGACCGCCGAGATCCGACGCATGCCCGCCTATGCAGGGCTCCCCATCATCGCCGTCACCGCCAAGGCGATGCCCGGCGACCGTGAGAAGAGCTTGGCTGCCGGCGCCAGTGACTACGTCACCAAGCCCGTGGACGCGGACGACCTGATGGCCCGTGTACGGCGCTGGTTGCAGCCCTGA
- a CDS encoding TauD/TfdA dioxygenase family protein, translating to MAGTAASTPHPVFDKPLIRFGKRILERTAPGTAPGEYRILGIHPLTPHIGAEITGVDLSHPIGADLADELRQALLEWKVIFFRDQRDFGPEDHAALAGLWGEPEANPFFPKGDRAGVSRLAKDAMAVGNENIWHSDHSFMAAPALGSVLRAVEIPASGGDTLWADMGAAYDNLPDATKQRIEGLTAEHDWVPTWGATMTQERIAALRQTLPAVEHPVVVRHPATGRRLLYVNEPFTTRIVGLGEEESRELLHGLVLQARIPEYQVRFRWQPDSVAIWDNIAVQHYAINDYYPQRRVMERIAIAGVPLS from the coding sequence ATGGCCGGCACCGCCGCCTCGACGCCCCACCCCGTTTTCGACAAGCCACTGATCCGGTTCGGCAAGCGCATCCTGGAGCGCACCGCACCCGGCACGGCTCCGGGCGAGTACCGGATCCTGGGCATTCACCCGCTCACGCCGCACATCGGCGCCGAGATCACGGGCGTCGACCTCTCCCACCCGATCGGTGCGGACCTGGCCGACGAGCTCCGCCAGGCGCTGCTGGAATGGAAGGTGATCTTCTTCCGCGACCAACGGGACTTCGGCCCGGAGGACCACGCCGCGCTCGCCGGGCTCTGGGGCGAGCCGGAGGCCAACCCCTTCTTCCCCAAGGGCGACCGGGCCGGCGTCTCCCGGCTGGCCAAGGACGCCATGGCCGTGGGCAACGAGAACATCTGGCACAGCGACCACTCGTTCATGGCGGCCCCGGCCCTCGGTTCGGTACTGCGCGCCGTCGAGATCCCGGCCTCCGGCGGGGACACCCTGTGGGCCGACATGGGCGCCGCCTACGACAACCTCCCCGACGCGACGAAGCAGCGGATCGAGGGCCTCACGGCCGAACACGACTGGGTGCCCACCTGGGGTGCGACGATGACGCAGGAGCGGATCGCCGCGCTGCGACAGACCCTGCCGGCGGTAGAGCACCCCGTGGTGGTCCGGCATCCTGCGACCGGGCGCCGGCTGCTGTACGTCAACGAACCGTTCACCACGCGCATCGTCGGACTCGGCGAGGAAGAGAGCCGCGAGTTGCTCCACGGGCTCGTGCTGCAGGCCCGGATCCCCGAGTACCAGGTGCGCTTCCGCTGGCAGCCGGACTCCGTCGCGATCTGGGACAACATCGCGGTCCAGCACTACGCGATCAACGACTACTACCCGCAACGCCGCGTCATGGAACGCATCGCGATCGCCGGGGTCCCGCTCTCCTGA
- a CDS encoding NAD(P)/FAD-dependent oxidoreductase, whose product MIDVLVAGGGPAGLTAAIHAALAGLEAVVVEPRTAPVDKACGEGVMPGGVAALRALGVEVTGRELRGIRYVDGTVRAEASFRGHGGLGVRRTTLHSALHQRALSLGVRILTGKVGEVHQNADTVTAAGTTARWLIAADGLHSPVRRSLSLELPGRPHGRYGLRRHYRVEPWTDFVEVHWSRHGEAYVTPVGDDLVGVAVLSRSRRGYDEHLAGFPALTASLRGPAATEVRGAGPLRQRVRRRTAGRVLLVGDAAGYLDALTGEGIALALATAGAAVRCLAAGRPDAYERAWVHLTRRHRLLTGALLAASRRPSTARLIVPAASRMPPMFSAAVHALQ is encoded by the coding sequence GTGATCGACGTACTGGTGGCCGGTGGCGGGCCGGCCGGTCTGACCGCCGCCATCCACGCCGCGCTCGCCGGCCTGGAGGCCGTCGTCGTCGAACCCCGGACCGCGCCCGTCGACAAAGCCTGCGGAGAAGGCGTCATGCCGGGCGGTGTCGCCGCGCTGCGAGCCCTGGGCGTCGAGGTCACCGGCCGCGAACTGCGCGGCATCCGTTACGTGGACGGCACCGTCCGCGCCGAAGCGTCTTTCCGCGGCCATGGCGGCCTGGGGGTCCGCCGTACAACGCTGCACTCGGCACTGCACCAGCGCGCTCTCAGCCTCGGAGTGCGCATACTGACGGGCAAGGTCGGCGAGGTACACCAGAACGCGGACACTGTCACCGCCGCGGGGACCACGGCCCGTTGGCTGATCGCCGCCGACGGCCTGCACTCCCCCGTGCGCCGCAGCCTGAGTCTGGAATTGCCGGGCCGCCCCCACGGCCGCTATGGACTGCGCCGGCACTACCGCGTCGAGCCGTGGACGGACTTCGTGGAGGTCCACTGGTCCCGGCACGGCGAGGCCTATGTGACACCGGTCGGCGACGACCTGGTGGGCGTCGCGGTCCTCAGCCGCAGCCGTCGCGGCTACGACGAGCACCTGGCCGGCTTCCCGGCTCTCACCGCGTCGCTCCGCGGCCCGGCCGCGACGGAGGTACGCGGCGCCGGGCCACTGCGGCAGCGGGTGCGGCGCAGAACCGCCGGCCGTGTCCTGCTCGTCGGCGACGCCGCGGGCTACCTGGATGCCCTCACCGGCGAGGGCATCGCCCTCGCGCTGGCGACGGCCGGGGCTGCCGTCCGCTGCCTGGCCGCCGGGCGACCGGACGCGTACGAGCGCGCCTGGGTGCACCTGACCCGGCGCCACCGGCTGCTGACCGGGGCCCTGCTGGCCGCGAGCCGCCGTCCCAGCACCGCCCGCCTCATCGTGCCGGCAGCGTCCCGGATGCCCCCGATGTTCTCAGCCGCGGTCCACGCACTGCAGTAG